In Streptantibioticus cattleyicolor NRRL 8057 = DSM 46488, a genomic segment contains:
- a CDS encoding peptidyl-tRNA hydrolase gives MTSTDPDSVTAPTGPGAADRDAAPQFVLPLVVRIERDAPPARTDALETAARAVLVFLADPRASGEGEWAAARRGWEDGRIRKVVRRARGAEWRRAAALPGITVEGAAAQVRVFPPVPLDGWPKDLARLQVSGTHLDDPAPPAPADPAAPVLWCNPELEMSAGKAMAQAGHGAQLAWWALSPAARTAWRDAGFPLAVRTPDPAHWARLTTSPLPLVRDAGYTEIAPNSCTIVADHPSLRPEA, from the coding sequence GTGACCAGCACCGACCCCGACAGTGTGACGGCGCCCACCGGTCCGGGGGCCGCCGACCGCGACGCGGCGCCGCAGTTCGTCCTGCCGCTCGTCGTCCGGATCGAACGCGACGCCCCGCCGGCCCGTACCGACGCGTTGGAGACGGCGGCCCGCGCGGTGCTGGTGTTCCTCGCCGATCCGCGCGCGTCCGGCGAGGGCGAGTGGGCGGCGGCCCGGCGCGGCTGGGAGGACGGACGGATCCGCAAGGTGGTGCGGCGGGCCCGGGGCGCGGAGTGGCGCCGGGCCGCGGCGCTCCCCGGCATCACCGTCGAGGGCGCCGCCGCGCAGGTCAGGGTCTTCCCCCCGGTGCCGCTGGACGGCTGGCCCAAGGACCTGGCCCGGCTCCAGGTCTCCGGTACACACCTGGACGACCCGGCCCCGCCCGCCCCGGCCGACCCCGCCGCACCCGTCCTGTGGTGCAACCCCGAGCTGGAGATGTCCGCCGGCAAGGCGATGGCCCAGGCCGGCCACGGCGCCCAACTCGCCTGGTGGGCACTGTCCCCCGCGGCCCGCACCGCCTGGCGGGACGCCGGCTTCCCCCTCGCCGTCCGCACCCCCGACCCCGCCCACTGGGCCCGCCTCACCACCTCCCCCCTCCCCCTCGTCCGCGACGCCGGCTACACCGAGATCGCCCCCAACTCCTGCACGATCGTCGCCGACCACCCGTCCCTGCGCCCCGAGGCCTGA
- a CDS encoding ATP-binding cassette domain-containing protein, with protein sequence MRLSGVGRRYGYGPRGRWVLRDVDLELADGGALVRVEGGNGSGKSTLLRLIAGVDVPTAGTVTGRPATAYVPERFPAELPFTASGYLTRIGRIHGLSGREASRRARHWLARFDVAGHADTPLDRLSKGTCQKVAVAQALLAEPALLVLDEAWTGLDASARRLLDETVLERVAAGGTAVFVDHSPRRAATEATAVYQVAGGRVTALPAPDGGPVATVVRIVAEGDGEPPADLAPHVRGGAREIRLTVPEADCDQALRTLLSADPPWHVRSVTPVAPGDDR encoded by the coding sequence ATGCGGCTGAGCGGGGTCGGACGGCGGTACGGATACGGGCCACGAGGCCGCTGGGTGCTGCGCGACGTCGACCTGGAGCTGGCGGACGGCGGGGCGCTGGTCCGCGTCGAGGGCGGCAACGGCAGCGGCAAGTCGACGCTGCTGCGGCTGATCGCCGGCGTCGACGTGCCCACCGCCGGCACGGTCACCGGCCGCCCGGCCACCGCCTACGTACCCGAACGCTTCCCGGCCGAGCTGCCGTTCACCGCCAGCGGCTATCTGACCCGGATCGGGCGGATCCACGGGCTCTCCGGGCGCGAGGCGTCCCGCCGGGCCCGGCACTGGCTGGCGCGCTTCGACGTCGCCGGCCACGCCGACACCCCGCTCGACCGGCTCTCCAAGGGCACCTGCCAGAAGGTCGCGGTCGCCCAGGCGCTCCTCGCCGAACCGGCCCTGCTGGTGCTGGACGAGGCGTGGACGGGGCTGGACGCGTCCGCCCGCCGGCTGCTCGACGAGACCGTGCTGGAACGGGTGGCGGCCGGCGGCACCGCGGTCTTCGTCGACCACTCCCCGCGCCGGGCGGCCACCGAGGCCACCGCCGTCTACCAGGTGGCCGGCGGCCGGGTCACCGCGCTGCCGGCCCCGGACGGCGGCCCCGTCGCGACCGTCGTCCGCATCGTGGCCGAGGGCGACGGCGAACCCCCGGCCGACCTGGCGCCGCATGTGCGCGGCGGGGCGCGGGAGATCCGCCTCACCGTCCCCGAGGCCGACTGCGACCAGGCGCTGCGCACCCTGCTGTCGGCCGACCCGCCCTGGCACGTACGGTCCGTCACGCCGGTGGCGCCGGGGGATGACCGATGA
- a CDS encoding SMI1/KNR4 family protein, with protein MNAPVSAEALCGPATDEDIAGLSEALGFEVPDVLEALLRMNNGSSAKDTTRLLPNGQVGPVRHLDSVIFPYGKILLGCAEIGEQYAKWRGAEEEHDLDGYWKIPWIPVIQDFEGQYYGYAVDSGVPGLPVVEYGEGSVPREAAPSLAVLLGSFADALERGSWGEWPEWVDQGSLRWGEE; from the coding sequence GTGAACGCGCCGGTCAGTGCGGAGGCGCTGTGCGGGCCGGCCACGGATGAGGACATCGCGGGCCTGAGCGAAGCGCTGGGGTTCGAGGTGCCTGACGTTCTTGAGGCGCTGCTGAGGATGAACAACGGCAGCTCCGCGAAGGACACCACACGGCTCCTCCCCAACGGCCAGGTAGGGCCTGTGCGTCACCTGGATTCGGTGATCTTCCCCTACGGAAAGATCCTTCTGGGATGCGCGGAGATCGGCGAGCAGTATGCCAAGTGGCGGGGTGCCGAAGAAGAACACGACCTGGACGGCTACTGGAAGATTCCCTGGATCCCTGTGATCCAGGACTTCGAGGGTCAGTACTACGGGTACGCAGTGGACTCGGGGGTACCAGGCTTACCTGTCGTCGAGTACGGCGAGGGTTCTGTTCCGCGCGAGGCGGCCCCGTCGCTGGCCGTGTTGCTGGGGTCGTTCGCAGATGCGCTGGAAAGAGGCAGTTGGGGTGAGTGGCCTGAGTGGGTGGACCAGGGGTCATTGAGGTGGGGTGAGGAGTGA